A genomic window from Candidatus Denitrolinea symbiosum includes:
- a CDS encoding ATP-dependent helicase/DNAse subunit B — protein sequence MGQGELQYFAPLQLAPGFILALRDSFAELKRSMIYPDQFLEFAQTGTQSQKELALLYERYQSRLRQLNWADPEGLSWLAVEVLENDSTIASSIRLLIVDGFDSFTGAQRQALKLLTAQVDHLLITYPGEETSTRLAHRRFVQGLETLRREFSPQITSIHIAPNLHTDLLLIERQLFESVSGDKRTSTTSFLLEARSPADEAREALRWIKARVIRDNVPLTDCAIFAPNLDIYRPLLRMAAAEFGIPVHFTQDESLSASPAIAALQNLLRLPAQNFKIRSMFNTLRSPYFDFGLDHPMIDRLETISRAACIVEGRDQWEDTWERLAPAGHQLDSDIDEERTLPVLPHGSAAQVLKTTLGGFFERVTPPGQTLPHIHWVDWLESLLEDLQFYEHASHERDQLACVALREALRALVLSEAVIGARQVDYVQFLSDLQGTLDGVILPELSIPGQPALLVGRMMEARGIRFQAVVLLGLSEGVFPEVERADPFLDENLRRELGLELRLQREQAGLFYQAVTRSDHHLLITRPYLSEDGEDWEPSPFWKAVQSLFDESAVVRFRPDDPRLLINAASTQELLFWAVRRKGLPKQYVELQPRWEALRRAREIVRARRAREAASPYEGNAEAIVNALTARYSPSQVWSASRLEAYGTCPHMFYVRVALGLESVSTPELGLDTSQIGSLLHKILEGTYKSADDPSNVESVLKTLPDLAKQVFATAPQDYGFRPSPLWNVEQAQYLAALEATIRAIADETGWVPFAYEQTFGLHGNPPLQVNLGGEALLMHGVIDRLDRNERGEIRVVDYKTGSSHLGQNDLKDGRRLQLPLYALAARDALGLGNPVDGMYWKILAAEAGSLKLAKFKSEGGQGVEVAIQTAKRHLRRIITGIRSADFPPVPPKGGCPAYCPAAQWCWRYEAGW from the coding sequence GTGGGGCAGGGGGAACTTCAGTATTTTGCCCCATTGCAATTGGCGCCCGGTTTCATCCTAGCGTTACGCGACTCATTTGCCGAACTAAAACGCTCGATGATCTACCCCGACCAATTTTTGGAATTCGCGCAAACTGGTACCCAATCTCAAAAAGAATTGGCACTGTTGTACGAACGATACCAATCCCGTCTGCGCCAATTGAATTGGGCCGACCCGGAAGGGTTGAGTTGGCTGGCGGTTGAGGTATTGGAAAATGATTCAACCATTGCCTCGTCAATCCGTCTGCTGATAGTGGATGGCTTTGACTCATTCACCGGTGCACAGCGTCAGGCGTTGAAATTGCTAACTGCTCAGGTCGATCACCTACTGATCACCTACCCTGGCGAAGAAACATCCACACGTCTCGCGCATCGCCGTTTTGTTCAGGGACTCGAAACGCTTCGTCGGGAATTCTCCCCGCAGATCACATCCATCCACATTGCTCCCAACCTGCATACCGATCTTCTACTGATCGAACGTCAACTATTCGAATCGGTGTCCGGTGACAAGCGCACATCTACCACATCCTTTCTGCTGGAGGCGCGTTCCCCAGCCGACGAAGCGCGCGAAGCCCTACGCTGGATCAAGGCACGCGTCATTCGCGACAATGTGCCTTTAACAGACTGCGCCATCTTTGCGCCTAACCTCGATATCTACCGTCCCCTGCTGCGCATGGCTGCTGCGGAATTTGGCATCCCCGTCCATTTCACCCAAGACGAATCGCTCAGTGCATCCCCAGCCATTGCTGCACTCCAAAACCTGCTCCGCCTGCCTGCCCAAAATTTCAAGATCCGTTCCATGTTCAACACCCTGCGTTCTCCGTATTTCGATTTTGGGTTGGACCATCCCATGATCGACCGGCTCGAAACAATCAGTCGCGCGGCTTGTATTGTGGAAGGACGGGATCAATGGGAGGATACCTGGGAGCGACTTGCTCCTGCTGGACATCAGCTGGATTCCGACATCGACGAGGAACGCACGCTGCCCGTACTTCCGCATGGCTCTGCTGCCCAAGTATTGAAAACCACCCTGGGCGGATTCTTTGAACGCGTCACGCCACCCGGCCAAACTCTACCCCATATACACTGGGTGGATTGGCTGGAAAGCCTGCTCGAAGATCTGCAATTCTATGAACATGCCAGCCATGAACGTGACCAACTTGCCTGCGTTGCGCTACGCGAGGCTTTACGCGCCTTAGTTCTAAGCGAGGCAGTGATTGGTGCGCGACAAGTGGACTATGTCCAATTTCTCTCTGATCTACAAGGCACATTGGATGGAGTGATATTGCCCGAACTATCCATACCTGGTCAGCCTGCTTTGCTGGTCGGCAGAATGATGGAGGCGCGTGGGATTCGCTTTCAAGCGGTAGTGTTACTCGGATTATCTGAGGGCGTTTTTCCTGAAGTTGAACGCGCCGATCCGTTCCTGGATGAAAATTTGCGTCGGGAACTGGGGCTCGAATTACGCCTACAGCGCGAGCAGGCCGGCCTGTTCTATCAGGCAGTCACCCGCAGCGACCATCACCTGCTGATCACGCGTCCCTATCTTTCCGAGGATGGCGAAGATTGGGAACCATCCCCATTTTGGAAGGCGGTTCAAAGCCTATTCGATGAATCCGCAGTTGTCAGGTTCCGTCCGGACGATCCCCGCCTGCTGATCAATGCCGCATCCACACAGGAATTATTATTCTGGGCGGTGCGCCGCAAGGGACTCCCCAAACAGTATGTAGAATTACAGCCTCGCTGGGAGGCTCTGCGCAGGGCACGCGAGATCGTGCGCGCCCGGCGCGCCAGGGAAGCGGCCAGTCCATACGAAGGAAATGCCGAAGCGATTGTAAATGCTCTTACAGCGCGTTATTCCCCTAGTCAGGTTTGGAGTGCATCGCGCCTGGAAGCCTATGGCACCTGCCCGCACATGTTCTACGTGCGCGTTGCGCTCGGATTGGAATCCGTCAGCACGCCGGAATTGGGATTGGATACTAGCCAGATTGGCTCGCTCCTGCACAAAATATTGGAAGGGACGTACAAATCCGCCGATGATCCATCGAATGTGGAGTCGGTTCTAAAAACATTACCCGATCTGGCGAAACAGGTGTTTGCGACTGCCCCGCAGGATTATGGCTTTCGTCCCTCGCCGTTGTGGAATGTGGAACAGGCGCAATATTTGGCGGCACTAGAAGCAACCATCCGCGCCATCGCAGACGAGACAGGCTGGGTTCCCTTTGCTTACGAACAAACCTTTGGTCTGCACGGGAATCCCCCACTCCAGGTCAATCTTGGCGGCGAAGCCTTGCTCATGCACGGCGTGATAGACCGCTTGGATCGCAATGAGCGCGGTGAAATTCGCGTGGTGGATTACAAGACCGGTAGCAGCCATCTTGGGCAGAATGACCTCAAGGATGGCAGGCGTCTGCAATTGCCGCTGTATGCGCTGGCAGCGCGTGACGCGCTCGGATTGGGAAATCCTGTGGATGGTATGTATTGGAAGATCCTGGCAGCCGAGGCAGGCTCCCTCAAATTGGCAAAATTCAAGTCCGAGGGCGGACAGGGTGTGGAGGTTGCTATTCAAACAGCCAAAAGGCATTTGCGCAGGATCATCACTGGCATCCGTTCAGCCGACTTTCCGCCCGTACCACCCAAGGGGGGCTGTCCTGCGTACTGTCCCGCCGCACAGTGGTGTTGGCGGTACGAGGCAGGTTGGTAA
- a CDS encoding biotin carboxylase — translation MPIMKREAKTILNSLSAGVVPRTGLRYISVGRLPEIAALKSDLDHNREGGATVRFVIGRYGSGKSFLLQLMRTYALESKFVVADSDFSPERRLFGSGDEAIATYRELMKNLSTQTRPDGNALPAIVEKWISGIQASVAAEGGLEPGSPQFVSQVKARIVSTLNEMQELVHGFDFGNILAAYYQGYSDNNDELKASAIRWLRGEYSTKTEAFTALKVRSIIDSNNFYDYLKVLAVFFEKIGYAGLVVCLDEAAYLYKITNSISRNNNYEAILSIVNDCLQGKAAHIGFLICGTPEFLEDQRRGLFSYEALRSRLAANRFIGEGLQDFTGPVIKLSSLTAEEIFVLLQKIREIHRDQAITAVRMTDQDIHAYMEETLRRMGAREFTTPRELVREFVNLLNLLVQYPDKNWQEIVLGLPAPSEPSPEESPEPSGTVEDDPLNRFNDFKVN, via the coding sequence ATGCCGATCATGAAACGGGAAGCCAAAACAATTCTAAACTCGCTAAGCGCCGGAGTTGTCCCCCGAACTGGGCTCCGGTATATTTCCGTAGGGCGGTTGCCGGAAATTGCCGCGCTGAAAAGCGACCTGGATCACAATCGTGAAGGCGGGGCGACGGTTCGCTTTGTCATCGGTCGTTATGGAAGCGGAAAAAGCTTTTTGCTTCAACTCATGCGCACCTATGCCTTGGAAAGCAAATTTGTCGTAGCGGATTCGGATTTCTCGCCGGAACGCAGACTGTTTGGGTCAGGGGATGAAGCCATCGCCACCTACCGGGAGCTGATGAAGAATCTATCCACCCAAACCCGCCCGGACGGGAATGCGCTTCCTGCCATTGTCGAAAAGTGGATATCCGGCATTCAAGCCAGTGTTGCCGCGGAAGGCGGTCTGGAACCAGGTTCTCCCCAGTTTGTGAGCCAGGTCAAAGCCCGCATTGTCAGCACCCTCAATGAAATGCAGGAACTGGTCCATGGCTTTGATTTTGGCAACATTCTCGCTGCTTATTATCAGGGATACTCTGATAACAACGATGAATTGAAAGCCAGCGCCATTCGATGGCTGCGCGGGGAATACTCCACGAAGACGGAAGCGTTTACAGCCTTGAAGGTGCGCTCGATCATCGATAGCAATAATTTCTATGATTACCTGAAGGTTCTTGCGGTCTTTTTCGAAAAAATTGGTTATGCCGGGCTGGTGGTTTGTCTGGATGAAGCAGCCTATCTTTACAAGATCACGAACAGCATATCCCGAAACAATAATTACGAGGCGATTCTCTCGATTGTCAATGATTGTTTGCAGGGAAAAGCCGCACATATCGGTTTTTTGATCTGCGGAACGCCCGAGTTTCTGGAGGATCAGCGCCGGGGTTTGTTTAGTTACGAGGCTTTACGATCCCGTCTGGCTGCCAATCGATTTATCGGCGAGGGTTTGCAGGATTTCACCGGCCCGGTCATCAAACTTTCATCCCTGACCGCTGAGGAGATTTTTGTTCTTCTCCAGAAAATCCGTGAAATTCATCGCGATCAAGCCATTACAGCAGTCAGGATGACGGATCAGGATATTCATGCGTATATGGAGGAGACTCTGCGCCGGATGGGTGCACGGGAATTTACCACGCCGCGTGAGCTGGTGCGGGAGTTTGTCAACTTGCTAAATTTACTGGTTCAATACCCCGATAAGAACTGGCAGGAGATTGTTCTTGGTTTGCCAGCGCCAAGCGAACCATCGCCTGAGGAATCCCCCGAGCCCTCGGGGACCGTTGAAGATGACCCATTGAATCGGTTCAACGACTTTAAAGTGAACTAA
- a CDS encoding DEAD/DEAH box helicase, with amino-acid sequence MSAPNAFERLAPFVQEFVYRLGWKELRVLQAQAIDAIFDTDHDVLITTGTASGKTEAAFLPILSLIAGEPTGSVRALYIGPLKALINDQFRRLELLCEAGGIPIHRWHGDVGSNQKSDLVEHPSGVLQITPESIESLFINKTNYLHRLFGGLQFIVVDEVHSFMESDRGVQLRSQLQRIEKYSKLSRPRRIGLSATVGDMESARRWLHPQDPSKVQIINPDVAVAPVRLSHLHFTLTKEEVPSELIDDLYALTKNRRALVFCNSRKNVEVLTAQLNRRSNRERIPEHYLPHHGSISKEIREDAETRMRDDDHPTSVICTNTLELGIDIGQLDLAVQVDSTHTVMSFVQRLGRTGRRQGANRIMQIYTSEMQSEPGDEFYERLPFSLLKALAIVDLFLEGWLEPPFERTVPYNVLYHQLLSRLVETHGSTPKDLVGHFLGSNVFPGVTPQDYADLLKHLGSIDHIEQLETGELILGLAGEKIVRSKDFYAVFATPPEWDVFYKERTLGRITPKPDLQPGTCLLLVGRLWEVKDIFPDKQQVMVSPAKEAHDVMFLGLGIPEMHPKIAQRVRELLLSENPFPYLGASGQQALLDARRMSQDWGIGQERIFESGGKWVIFPWTGTRAARTLQYWFQACGLKAEFPMMMFPWVMTIDKSAPEEAREQFINRLQEIEASGYELEDIVDSIPIDSLRVHKFDEFLPDDLIQKRTGQEWLDWEQAKMDLQGIIQESLN; translated from the coding sequence ATGTCAGCCCCAAATGCCTTTGAGCGACTTGCCCCTTTTGTACAGGAGTTCGTCTACCGGTTGGGCTGGAAAGAATTACGCGTCCTGCAGGCCCAGGCTATTGACGCCATTTTCGATACCGACCATGATGTGTTGATCACAACAGGAACCGCCAGCGGAAAAACGGAGGCGGCATTTCTTCCCATCCTGAGCCTGATCGCAGGCGAGCCGACCGGATCGGTGAGGGCGCTTTATATTGGTCCGCTCAAGGCGTTGATCAACGATCAATTCCGGCGGCTTGAATTGTTGTGCGAGGCTGGTGGCATTCCCATCCATCGCTGGCACGGGGATGTTGGTAGTAATCAAAAATCCGACCTGGTGGAACACCCTAGCGGGGTTCTGCAAATTACACCTGAATCGATTGAAAGCCTGTTTATCAACAAAACGAATTACTTGCACCGCCTGTTCGGTGGTTTACAGTTCATTGTCGTGGATGAAGTGCATTCCTTCATGGAATCCGACCGGGGCGTGCAATTACGAAGCCAATTGCAACGCATTGAGAAATATTCCAAATTATCCCGGCCGAGACGGATCGGTTTATCGGCCACGGTTGGGGACATGGAATCTGCAAGACGGTGGCTACATCCTCAGGATCCGTCCAAGGTGCAAATTATCAACCCGGATGTCGCTGTGGCGCCAGTGCGATTAAGCCATCTGCACTTTACCCTAACGAAGGAAGAGGTTCCTTCCGAACTAATCGATGATCTTTATGCCCTTACCAAAAATAGGCGGGCGCTAGTATTCTGTAATAGCCGCAAAAACGTGGAAGTTTTGACCGCACAACTTAATCGTAGAAGCAACCGCGAACGCATCCCCGAGCACTATCTTCCCCATCACGGCTCTATTAGTAAGGAAATTCGGGAGGATGCCGAGACGCGCATGCGGGATGACGATCATCCGACATCGGTCATTTGTACGAACACACTTGAATTGGGGATTGATATTGGCCAATTGGATCTGGCCGTTCAAGTGGACAGTACGCATACCGTCATGTCATTTGTTCAACGACTGGGCCGGACCGGGCGGCGCCAGGGCGCCAATCGCATCATGCAAATTTACACCTCGGAGATGCAGTCTGAGCCGGGCGATGAATTCTATGAAAGGCTTCCGTTCTCATTGCTAAAGGCGCTGGCGATTGTGGATTTGTTCCTGGAAGGCTGGCTGGAACCGCCCTTTGAACGAACCGTCCCCTATAATGTTCTCTATCACCAACTCCTTTCAAGGCTGGTGGAGACACACGGTAGCACTCCCAAAGATTTGGTCGGACATTTCCTGGGATCGAACGTTTTTCCGGGTGTCACTCCACAGGATTATGCCGATTTACTCAAGCATCTTGGAAGTATTGACCATATCGAACAACTGGAAACGGGTGAACTGATTCTGGGCCTGGCTGGTGAAAAAATCGTGCGATCGAAGGATTTCTATGCTGTTTTTGCAACGCCGCCTGAATGGGATGTATTTTATAAAGAGCGTACTTTGGGGCGGATCACTCCCAAGCCGGATTTGCAGCCGGGAACCTGTTTATTGCTGGTGGGAAGACTGTGGGAGGTAAAGGATATTTTTCCGGACAAACAGCAGGTTATGGTCAGTCCGGCAAAAGAGGCGCATGATGTAATGTTTTTGGGGTTGGGCATTCCGGAGATGCACCCCAAAATAGCCCAGCGTGTACGTGAACTTTTACTTTCGGAAAACCCCTTTCCCTATCTAGGCGCAAGTGGGCAACAAGCATTATTGGATGCGCGTCGCATGAGTCAGGATTGGGGAATCGGGCAGGAAAGAATATTTGAATCTGGGGGAAAGTGGGTCATATTTCCGTGGACAGGTACACGTGCAGCTCGGACACTTCAATATTGGTTCCAGGCATGTGGCCTTAAAGCGGAATTTCCCATGATGATGTTCCCCTGGGTTATGACTATTGACAAGTCTGCCCCGGAAGAAGCAAGAGAGCAGTTCATTAACCGTTTACAAGAAATTGAAGCATCTGGGTATGAGTTAGAGGATATTGTTGATTCCATCCCGATTGACAGTCTGCGCGTTCATAAATTTGATGAATTTTTGCCTGACGATTTGATTCAAAAGAGAACAGGACAGGAATGGCTGGATTGGGAACAGGCAAAGATGGATTTACAGGGAATTATTCAGGAATCCTTGAATTGA
- a CDS encoding DNA-binding transcriptional regulator — translation MSQSAHWLHSVIVYFKLEYTKGFQTMSQRQQLERIMTIDRRIRDGEYPNADRLASDLEVSRRVIFMDRDFMKNRLGAPMEYDRDHGGWYYSDETWVLPGIIVTKGEILAFFLSVEVAKRYLGTGLEETLRSAVEKLSKNVSGSITVDLDTLRSHYSFSAPTLLAANEQALLDLHHAIAGSRKLWMRYYTASRDEHTERTVHPYHLSNIRGDWYLIGYDELRKQIRNFSVGRIEEWKLTREKFKRNPEFSVAKYMGAAFQAERGGETVEVVIRFAPQAARYVREKHWHDTQRIEEKDDGGLTLTLNTSGLGEVKRWVLQYGGDAEVMSPSSLREEFKKEINSMKRRYS, via the coding sequence GTGTCACAGAGTGCACACTGGCTGCACTCTGTTATTGTATACTTCAAACTGGAATATACGAAAGGTTTCCAGACTATGTCCCAGCGCCAACAATTAGAACGTATCATGACCATTGACCGCCGCATCCGGGATGGTGAGTATCCGAATGCAGATCGTCTTGCCAGCGATTTGGAGGTTAGCCGGAGGGTTATATTCATGGACCGCGATTTCATGAAAAACCGTTTGGGCGCGCCTATGGAATATGACCGCGATCATGGAGGATGGTATTACTCTGATGAAACCTGGGTGCTCCCAGGAATTATTGTGACCAAAGGTGAAATATTGGCGTTTTTCTTGAGTGTAGAAGTAGCCAAACGATATTTGGGAACTGGATTGGAAGAGACTTTACGATCGGCTGTTGAAAAATTATCAAAGAATGTCAGCGGTTCAATTACAGTAGATCTGGATACACTCCGTTCACATTATAGTTTCTCGGCCCCCACCCTGCTGGCTGCAAATGAACAGGCGTTGCTTGATCTACATCACGCCATTGCCGGCTCTAGAAAACTATGGATGCGTTACTACACCGCCAGCCGTGATGAGCATACCGAACGCACAGTTCATCCTTATCATTTGAGCAATATTCGCGGAGACTGGTATTTGATAGGGTACGATGAGCTCCGCAAGCAAATTCGCAATTTTTCTGTGGGCCGAATCGAAGAGTGGAAATTAACGAGAGAGAAATTTAAGCGCAATCCAGAATTCTCTGTCGCTAAATATATGGGGGCTGCATTTCAGGCTGAGCGAGGGGGAGAAACGGTTGAGGTCGTAATTCGCTTTGCCCCGCAAGCAGCTCGCTATGTTCGAGAAAAACACTGGCACGACACGCAACGAATTGAGGAGAAAGATGATGGTGGGCTCACCCTCACACTTAATACCAGCGGATTAGGCGAAGTAAAGCGGTGGGTCTTACAATATGGTGGAGATGCAGAAGTGATGTCCCCATCCAGTTTGCGTGAAGAATTCAAGAAAGAAATAAATTCCATGAAAAGGAGATACAGCTAA